A region from the Arachis ipaensis cultivar K30076 chromosome B01, Araip1.1, whole genome shotgun sequence genome encodes:
- the LOC107634551 gene encoding glycine-rich RNA-binding protein 3, mitochondrial — translation MAFFGRIGNLLRNAANKQISSELLSSPSIFQAIRCMSSAPSSKLFIGGVSYSTDEQGLREAFSRYGEVVDARIIVDRDSGRSRGFGFVTFSSAEEASSAIQALDGQDLHGRRIRVNYANERPRGFGGGGGGFGGSYGNAPYGAGAGYGSAYGNSPYDGAPGGGGGGGYGGNAAGGYGGGGYGSGGNYGRSGYDNNYSTPDSYGSSSAGGSGDYGGNSGNFGVAGGGGGSDSYGSAPGFDAAAGVGSHETSAGFGGSDNYASAGGFDGSEGSGYGSSDQLDNKETSIEGDDMDLVEGNYKDDNDDTDDFAKRA, via the exons ATGGCTTTCTTTGGTCGAATTGGGAATTTACTCAGAAATGCTGCAAACAAGCAGATCAGTTCAGAATTGCTCTCATCCCCATCTATTTTCCAGGCAATACGGTGCATGTCATCTGCTCCAAGCTCAAAACTGTTCATTGGAG GTGTTTCATATTCTACTGATGAGCAAGGTTTGAGGGAGGCATTTTCAAGATATGGAGAAGTTGTTGATG CAAGGATAATTGTGGATCGTGATAGTGGTAGATCCAGGGGATTTGGTTTTGTTACTTTCAGTTCAGCTGAGGAGGCATCAAGTGCTATTCAAGCCTTGGATGGACAG GATCTTCATGGTCGCCGGATTAGGGTAAATTATGCTAATGAAAGGCCCCGTGGATTCGGCGGTGGAGGTGGTGGTTTTGGTGGTTCTTATGGCAATGCACCATATGGTGCTGGTGCTGGCTATGGAAGTGCTTACGGTAACTCTCCTTATGATGGTGCTccaggtggtggtggtggtggcggttaTGGTGGCAATGCTGCTGGAGGTTACGGTGGAGGCGGCTATGGATCTGGTGGCAATTATGGTCGCAGTGGCTATGACAATAACTATTCCACTCCTGACAGTTATGGAAGTAGCAGTGCTGGTGGCAGTGGAGATTATGGTGGTAACAGTGGGAATTTTGGTGttgctggtggtggtggaggaagtGATAGCTATGGCAGTGCTCCTGGTTTTGATGCTGCTGCTGGTGTAGGTAGTCATGAAACATCTGCTGGTTTTGGTGGCAGTGATAATTATGCCAGTGCTGGTGGATTTGATGGAAGTGAGGGATCCGGATATGGCAGTAGTGACCAACTGGATAACAAAGAAACCAGCATTGAAGGCGACGATATGGACTTAGTAGAAGGAAATTACAAAGATGACAATGATGATACCGATGACTTTGCCAAAAGGGCTTGA